The following are encoded in a window of Sminthopsis crassicaudata isolate SCR6 chromosome 5, ASM4859323v1, whole genome shotgun sequence genomic DNA:
- the LOC141542796 gene encoding olfactory receptor 6C1-like, whose amino-acid sequence MKNHTHVTEFILLGLSDDPELQMVIFFFLLLAYILSIAGNVTIIILTLLDSHLQTPMYFFLRNFSFLEISFTTACIPRFLGTIITKDKTISYNGCMAQLFFFIVLGVTEFYLLAAMSYDRYVAICKPLHYTTIMSNRVCTLLVFCSWLISIMVFFPAIILMQQLDYCADNIIDHFTCDYSPLFQLSCTDTQFLETMGFTWAVFTLMFTLALIILSYIYIIRTILRIPSVSQRKKAFSTCSSHMIVISISYGSCIFMYIKPSAKDRVSVSKGVAVLNTSVAPMLNPFIYSLRNQQVKQAFMDMIRKILFSLNKGKVLFN is encoded by the coding sequence ATGAAAAATCACACACATGTAACCGAATTCATCCTCCTGGGATTGTCAGATGACCCAGAGCTTCAaatggtcatttttttcttccttttattggcATATATTCTCAGCATTGCTGGCAATGTGACTATCATCATCCTTACTCTGCTGGATTCTCACCTCCAAACCCCAATGTATTTCTTCCTCcggaatttctctttcttagaAATTTCTTTTACAACTGCTTGTATTCCCAGATTCTTGGGCACAATTATTACTAAGGACAAAACTATTTCTTACAATGGCTGCATggctcagttgtttttctttattgtcttGGGAGTAACTGAATTTTACCTTTTAGCAGCCATGTCCTATGATCGTTATGTTGCCATCTGCAAACCCCTTCATTATACAACCATCATGAGCAACAGAGTCTGTACATTGCTTGTCTTCTGCTCATGGCTGATTTCAATCATGGTCTTCTTTCCAGCAATCATTCTGATGCAGCAGCTTGATTATTGTGCTGATAATATCATTGACCATTTTACCTGTGACTATTCTCCCCTCTTCCAATTATCCTGTACAGATACACAATTCTTAGAGACAATGGGTTTTACCTGGGCTGTGTTTACTCTTATGTTTACACTGGCATTAATCATCCTCTCCTATATATACATCATCAGAACAATTCTACGGATCCCTTCAGTCAGTCAGAGGAAAAAGGCCTTCTCCACTTGTTCTTCTCACATGATTGTCATCTCCATTTCTTATGGCAGCTGCATCTTTATGTACATCAAACCCTCAGCAAAGGACAGAGTCTCTGTAAGCAAGGGAGTTGCTGTGCTTAATACATCAGTTGCTCCCATGTTGAATCCCTTCATTTATAGCTTAAGGAATCAGCAAGTGAAACAAGCCTTCATGGACATGATaaggaagattttattttctttaaacaaaGGAAAAGTTTTATTTAACTGA